A genome region from Gossypium hirsutum isolate 1008001.06 chromosome A04, Gossypium_hirsutum_v2.1, whole genome shotgun sequence includes the following:
- the LOC121228217 gene encoding uncharacterized protein: MEEKPRRHDHGQLREEEPPLPAIDHRTGRRTPATTPPFAVAGKPKKAPFFSFLRIESRSGVRKAEIPAKRAKIERDLLVLPLSTAAGNRCGKRHGGGRQHGRVGVVLVADNMGEWEEASGSLGFWDWAWMLG, from the exons ATGGAAGAAAAACCCCGGCGGCACGATCATGGCCAACTCCG AGAGGAAGAGCCCCCTTTGCCGGCCATCGACCACCGCACCGGTCGCCGGACGCCGGCGACGACGCCGCCGTTCGCGGTGGCCGGAAAACCAAAAAAAGctccctttttctcctttttgcGAATAGAGTCCAGATCTGGggttagaaaagccgaaatcccggcGAAAAGGGCCAAAATCGAAAGAGACCTTTTGGTTCTTCCTCTTTCCACCGCCGCCGGAAACAG GTGCGGCAAAAGGCATGGTGGTGGCAGACAGCATGGGAGAGTGGGAgtggtgctggtggcagacaacaTGGGAGAATGGGAAGAGGCAAGTGGGAGTCTAGGGTTTTGGGATTGGGCTTGGATGTTGGGCTAG